A part of Gossypium hirsutum isolate 1008001.06 chromosome A07, Gossypium_hirsutum_v2.1, whole genome shotgun sequence genomic DNA contains:
- the LOC107954952 gene encoding cytochrome b561 and DOMON domain-containing protein At5g35735: MEIKAWNLVLFSCLLLSLLASPSSAQTCVSQTFPNNKQYANCTDLRALSSYLHWTYHQSNGTVELAFRHTGTTSSRWSAWGINPSGPSMVGTQALVAFVNSSGVTQAFTTSIDSLFPTLQPTDLSFQVPSLSATFENDEMTIFGVLRIPENMLSTSQVWQEGPVSNDQLQPHTTDGANLQSRGSINFLTGQSAGASSDSRTRRRNVHGVLNTVSWGILMPLGAITARYMKVFKSADPAWFYLHVACQSSAYVVGVAGWATGIKLGSDSPGITHNPHRTIGIILFCFGTLQVFALLLRPNKNHKYRLYWNIYHHSIGYSVIILSIVNIFEGFDILNPEDKWERIYIGILIFLGAMATLLEAFTWYVVIRRKRTNKHPLAMNGANGHGQGV; this comes from the exons ATGGAGATCAAAGCCTGGAACCTTGTCCTGTTCTCGTGCCTGCTGCTTTCTTTATTGGCTTCACCCTCATCTGCCCAGACCTGTGTTAGCCAAACATTTCCCAACAACAAGCAATATGCCAACTGCACCGATCTTAGAGCCTTGAGCAGTTATCTCCATTGGACATATCATCAATCAAATGGAACTGTTGAGCTGGCTTTTCGACACACCGGCACCACCTCGTCACGGTGGTCGGCGTGGGGTATCAATCCTAGTGGACCGAGTATGGTGGGTACCCAGGCTTTGGTTGCCTTTGTCAACTCTAGTGGCGTGACTCAGGCGTTCACAACGTCGATTGATAGCCTATTCCCTACCCTGCAACCCACAGATTTGAGCTTCCAGGTTCCAAGTCTGTCAGCAACGTTCGAGAATGACGAGATGACGATATTTGGTGTTTTGAGAATCCCCGAAAACATGTTGTCAACCAGTCAGGTTTGGCAGGAAGGTCCTGTGAGTAACGACCAATTACAGCCTCATACTACTGATGGAGCCAACCTTCAATCCAGGGGAAGTATCAATTTCCTTACAGGACAATCTGCAGGGGCTTCATCTGATTCAAGGACAAGAAGAAGAAAT GTTCATGGAGTATTGAACACTGTGAGCTGGGGAATATTGATGCCGCTGGGAGCCATAACAGCTAGGTACATGAAGGTGTTCAAATCTGCAGACCCGGCATGGTTTTATCTCCACGTTGCTTGCCAATCATCGGCCTATGTTGTTGGTGTGGCAGGGTGGGCGACGGGTATTAAGCTCGGCAGTGACTCTCCTGGAATCACGCACAATCCTCATAGGACCATTGGCATTATCCTCTTCTGCTTCGGAACTCTTCAA GTCTTTGCTTTGCTTCTGAGGCCAAACAAGAATCACAAATACAGATTGTATTGGAACATCTACCATCATTCCATTGGTTACAGCGTGATCATCCTCAGCATCGTCAACATTTTCGAGGGTTTCGACATCCTTAACCCTGAAGACAAATGGGAGAGAATTTACATTGGAATCCTCATATTTCTGGGAGCTATGGCCACATTGTTGGAAGCTTTCACTTGGTACGTTGTTATCAGGAGGAAAAGGACTAACAAGCACCCTCTCGCCATGAATGGAGCCAATGGACATGGACAGGGCGTGTAG
- the LOC107954953 gene encoding uncharacterized protein isoform X2, with the protein MGKGNKEGTSKQFRWTKSMEHLFIEILVEEAQKGNKPSNTFKVISINRVVEAISERFQFQCDAKHVENHLRTEKNQWQIICTIRGESGFGWDDNMKMITCDRATYDAVVMAHKKYEPFLNKSIDHYDEMALVVGKDMATGSFARTFADIDLDDGNQDSVPIDCDNEETEEVRTKVSSSSTSKRKRKNAQESVVDEQIKFVGEQLGKIANALEQFTADKTPHLYEEVMSMEVEGFDDDFPCSVFDYLVSNESEAKVFLVKSKKNRKIWLQKFSQG; encoded by the exons atgggtaaaGGCAATAAAGAAGGGacctccaagcaattcaggtggacaaaatCAATGGAACATCTTTTTATTGAAATTCTAGTAGAGGAGGCCCAgaaaggaaataagccttctaaCACTTTCAAAGTAAtttctattaatcgagttgtCGAAGCTATTTCTGAAAGATTTCAATTCCAATGCGATGCAaagcatgtggaaaatcatttgaggactgAAAAAAATCAATGGCAGATTATATGTACAATTCGgggtgaaagtggttttggatgggatgataacatgaaaatgatcacatgtgatagagcgacatatgatgcagtagtgatg gcacacaagaagtatgaaccatttttgaataaaagcattgatcattatgatgaaatggctttggttgttggcaaagatatggcaacagggagttttgccagaacatttgctgacatagatttggatgatggtaaccaagattcagtgcctatagactgcgacaatgaagagactgaagaggtaagaacaaaagTATCTTCATCTAgcacatccaaacgtaaaagaaaaaatgctcaagaaagtgtcgttgatgaacaaattaaatttgtgggtgaacaacttggcaaaattgctaatgctttggaacaatttactgcggataagacaccacatctttacgaagaagtgatgtcgatggaggtagaaggatttgatgatgacttcccgtgttctgtgtttgattatctAGTGAGTAATGAATCCGAGGCCaaagtttttttagttaaaagtaaaaagaatagaaaaatttggcttcagaaattttctcaaggttga
- the LOC107954953 gene encoding uncharacterized protein isoform X1, with protein sequence MWTDYMARNIRMGKGNKEGTSKQFRWTKSMEHLFIEILVEEAQKGNKPSNTFKVISINRVVEAISERFQFQCDAKHVENHLRTEKNQWQIICTIRGESGFGWDDNMKMITCDRATYDAVVMAHKKYEPFLNKSIDHYDEMALVVGKDMATGSFARTFADIDLDDGNQDSVPIDCDNEETEEVRTKVSSSSTSKRKRKNAQESVVDEQIKFVGEQLGKIANALEQFTADKTPHLYEEVMSMEVEGFDDDFPCSVFDYLVSNESEAKVFLVKSKKNRKIWLQKFSQG encoded by the exons atgtggactgattatatggctagaaatattag aatgggtaaaGGCAATAAAGAAGGGacctccaagcaattcaggtggacaaaatCAATGGAACATCTTTTTATTGAAATTCTAGTAGAGGAGGCCCAgaaaggaaataagccttctaaCACTTTCAAAGTAAtttctattaatcgagttgtCGAAGCTATTTCTGAAAGATTTCAATTCCAATGCGATGCAaagcatgtggaaaatcatttgaggactgAAAAAAATCAATGGCAGATTATATGTACAATTCGgggtgaaagtggttttggatgggatgataacatgaaaatgatcacatgtgatagagcgacatatgatgcagtagtgatg gcacacaagaagtatgaaccatttttgaataaaagcattgatcattatgatgaaatggctttggttgttggcaaagatatggcaacagggagttttgccagaacatttgctgacatagatttggatgatggtaaccaagattcagtgcctatagactgcgacaatgaagagactgaagaggtaagaacaaaagTATCTTCATCTAgcacatccaaacgtaaaagaaaaaatgctcaagaaagtgtcgttgatgaacaaattaaatttgtgggtgaacaacttggcaaaattgctaatgctttggaacaatttactgcggataagacaccacatctttacgaagaagtgatgtcgatggaggtagaaggatttgatgatgacttcccgtgttctgtgtttgattatctAGTGAGTAATGAATCCGAGGCCaaagtttttttagttaaaagtaaaaagaatagaaaaatttggcttcagaaattttctcaaggttga
- the LOC107954951 gene encoding BTB/POZ domain-containing protein At5g48130, translated as MEGSSSKDSSVASSPFSSPNVSALLKIKIISWCQETGLPVSIRVRVGERTFSLHKHPLFSKSGYFQKRLTESNELELPQDFPGGPETFEMIIFFIYGSTTLVDPFNVAALRCAAEFLEMTEEYCTGNLCERFDLYLNQVVLQIWDDTLIVLQKCQMLLPWSEELLIVSRCIESLAFMACMEILDPERRRDKPVVTLEALTGEAWNSETVKAIASKDLWIKDLIALPFGFFKRIIGSLRRQGMKENYVTPIIVFYANKWVLSKKTHQSWENSGEKIADSDSDNKVSAILQMILDLLPIREKASRAIPVGFYFAMLSRSLEFGLTSDRQVKLQDQIATMLHFAQVEDFLLPQIGTESISSSKELATMKTIFSTFVSFNMETNPSPSASNSIVAELWDTYLSHMASDPQMEPNKFMELLELLPISYRQTHDQLYRAMNSYLQAHRDITQEEKGSVCKYLNCQKLSQEACIEAVQNELMPLRLIVQALFVQQLNTHQAFKECSDSLRFTGQFSGSLSSSRCPNSRPLNLEESPYKDAVESTNSKPLSLFLQNDLPAMERNYESTSFRLQNLEQELMSLKKSLQWHEMSKKTNSNPNKSQCIKPYALERRSGSKRKNTLGEVTSCIGSVNFSSQRKYASRLIKIFRRLSLFGIRKSKRKTGASGLWAKSI; from the exons ATGGAAGGTTCAAGTTCTAAGGATAGTTCAGTAGCTTCGAGTCCTTTTTCTTCACCCAATGTCAGTGCTCTGCTCAAGATTAAGATCATTTCATG GTGCCAAGAAACTGGACTCCCTGTTTCAATTCGTGTTCGAGTAGGCGAAAGAACCTTCAGCCTGCATAAG CATCCATTGTTTTCAAAGAGTGGATACTTTCAGAAGAGATTGACTGAATCGAATGAGCTTGAGTTGCCACAAGATTTCCCTGGAGGACCTGAAACATTCGAGATGATTATATTTTTCATCTACGGCTCCACCACATTGGTTGACCCTTTTAATGTGGCGGCCCTGAGGTGTGCAGCCGAGTTTCTTGAAATGACAGAAGAGTACTGCACCGGCAACCTCTGCGAGCGGTTCGATCTCTATTTGAACCAAGTGGTGTTGCAGATTTGGGATGACACATTGATTGTTCTCCAGAAATGTCAAATGTTGCTCCCCTGGTCCGAGGAGCTGTTAATCGTGAGCCGGTGCATCGAGTCCTTGGCCTTTATGGCCTGCATGGAGATTCTTGATCCAGAGAGGAGAAGGGACAAACCTGTTGTTACATTGGAAGCATTGACTGGTGAGGCTTGGAACAGTGAAACAGTGAAAGCAATAGCAAGCAAGGACTTATGGATCAAGGATCTCATAGCCCTACCATTTGGATTCTTCAAAAGGATAATTGGGTCCTTAAGAAGGCAAGGAATGAAAGAAAATTATGTGACTCCCATCATTGTTTTCTATGCAAATAAATGGGTTCTCTCCAAGAAGACTCACCAATCCTGGGAAAACTCAGGTGAGAAAATTGCAGACAGTGACTCAGACAACAAGGTTTCTGCCATTTTACAAATGATTCTTGATTTACTGCCAATTAGGGAGAAGGCCAGTAGGGCCATTCCTGTTGGATTCTACTTTGCAATGCTTTCTAGATCCTTAGAATTTGGTTTAACAAGTGACAGACAAGTGAAATTGCAAGACCAGATAGCAACTATGTTACACTTTGCCCAAGTGGAAGATTTCCTCCTCCCACAGATTGGAACAGAGTCCATTTCATCAAGCAAGGAATTGGCTACTATGAAGACCATATTTTCAACTTTTGTATCGTTTAACATGGAGACCAACCCTTCACCTTCAGCAAGCAACTCCATTGTTGCAGAATTATGGGACACATACCTCTCCCATATGGCTTCTGATCCACAAATGGAGCCTAATAAGTTCATGGAACTCCTCGAGTTATTACCCATATCTTACCGTCAGACACATGATCAGCTTTATAGAGCAATGAATAGCTACCTACAG GCACATAGAGATATAACACAAGAAGAGAAGGGATCAGTCTGCAAATACCTAAACTGCCAAAAACTTTCACAAGAGGCATGCATTGAAGCAGTTCAAAATGAGTTGATGCCACTGCGGCTGATAGTCCAGGCTCTCTTTGTTCAACAGCTTAACACCCACCAAGCCTTTAAAGAATGCTCCGACTCATTGAGGTTCACAGGTCAATTCTCCGGCAGCCTGTCGAGCTCAAGATGTCCGAACTCAAGACCCTTAAACCTGGAAGAAAGTCCATACAAAGACGCAGTAGAGTCGACAAACAGCAAACCTTTGAGCTTGTTCCTACAAAACGACCTTCCAGCAATGGAGAGGAACTATGAATCAACGAGCTTTAGACTACAGAACCTTGAACAAGAGCTAATGTCATTGAAGAAGAGCCTTCAATGGCATGAAATGTCGAAGAAAACAAATTCCAATCCCAACAAATCGCAGTGTATCAAACCGTATGCATTAGAAAGAAGATCGGGGAGCAAGAGAAAGAATACTCTGGGAGAAGTAACGAGTTGCATAGGCTCTGTAAATTTTTCTTCGCAAAGGAAATATGCTAGTAGGTTAATTAAAATCTTTCGTAGATTGTCGTTGTTTGGGATTAGAAAATCAAAGAGAAAGACAGGAGCTAGTGGCCTGTGGGCTAAGTCAATCTAG
- the LOC107954953 gene encoding uncharacterized protein isoform X4, with protein sequence MGKGNKEGTSKQFRWTKSMEHLFIEILVEEAQKGNKPSNTFKIICTIRGESGFGWDDNMKMITCDRATYDAVVMAHKKYEPFLNKSIDHYDEMALVVGKDMATGSFARTFADIDLDDGNQDSVPIDCDNEETEEVRTKVSSSSTSKRKRKNAQESVVDEQIKFVGEQLGKIANALEQFTADKTPHLYEEVMSMEVEGFDDDFPCSVFDYLVSNESEAKVFLVKSKKNRKIWLQKFSQG encoded by the exons atgggtaaaGGCAATAAAGAAGGGacctccaagcaattcaggtggacaaaatCAATGGAACATCTTTTTATTGAAATTCTAGTAGAGGAGGCCCAgaaaggaaataagccttctaaCACTTTCAAA ATTATATGTACAATTCGgggtgaaagtggttttggatgggatgataacatgaaaatgatcacatgtgatagagcgacatatgatgcagtagtgatg gcacacaagaagtatgaaccatttttgaataaaagcattgatcattatgatgaaatggctttggttgttggcaaagatatggcaacagggagttttgccagaacatttgctgacatagatttggatgatggtaaccaagattcagtgcctatagactgcgacaatgaagagactgaagaggtaagaacaaaagTATCTTCATCTAgcacatccaaacgtaaaagaaaaaatgctcaagaaagtgtcgttgatgaacaaattaaatttgtgggtgaacaacttggcaaaattgctaatgctttggaacaatttactgcggataagacaccacatctttacgaagaagtgatgtcgatggaggtagaaggatttgatgatgacttcccgtgttctgtgtttgattatctAGTGAGTAATGAATCCGAGGCCaaagtttttttagttaaaagtaaaaagaatagaaaaatttggcttcagaaattttctcaaggttga
- the LOC107954953 gene encoding uncharacterized protein isoform X3 → MWTDYMARNIRMGKGNKEGTSKQFRWTKSMEHLFIEILVEEAQKGNKPSNTFKIICTIRGESGFGWDDNMKMITCDRATYDAVVMAHKKYEPFLNKSIDHYDEMALVVGKDMATGSFARTFADIDLDDGNQDSVPIDCDNEETEEVRTKVSSSSTSKRKRKNAQESVVDEQIKFVGEQLGKIANALEQFTADKTPHLYEEVMSMEVEGFDDDFPCSVFDYLVSNESEAKVFLVKSKKNRKIWLQKFSQG, encoded by the exons atgtggactgattatatggctagaaatattag aatgggtaaaGGCAATAAAGAAGGGacctccaagcaattcaggtggacaaaatCAATGGAACATCTTTTTATTGAAATTCTAGTAGAGGAGGCCCAgaaaggaaataagccttctaaCACTTTCAAA ATTATATGTACAATTCGgggtgaaagtggttttggatgggatgataacatgaaaatgatcacatgtgatagagcgacatatgatgcagtagtgatg gcacacaagaagtatgaaccatttttgaataaaagcattgatcattatgatgaaatggctttggttgttggcaaagatatggcaacagggagttttgccagaacatttgctgacatagatttggatgatggtaaccaagattcagtgcctatagactgcgacaatgaagagactgaagaggtaagaacaaaagTATCTTCATCTAgcacatccaaacgtaaaagaaaaaatgctcaagaaagtgtcgttgatgaacaaattaaatttgtgggtgaacaacttggcaaaattgctaatgctttggaacaatttactgcggataagacaccacatctttacgaagaagtgatgtcgatggaggtagaaggatttgatgatgacttcccgtgttctgtgtttgattatctAGTGAGTAATGAATCCGAGGCCaaagtttttttagttaaaagtaaaaagaatagaaaaatttggcttcagaaattttctcaaggttga